One genomic region from Lycorma delicatula isolate Av1 chromosome 1, ASM4794821v1, whole genome shotgun sequence encodes:
- the LOC142318069 gene encoding enhancer of split mbeta protein-like, which translates to MRPDTRPGGFLAAAEYEDQPISRTYQYRKVMKPMLERKRRARINRCLDELKELMVTALQAEGENVSKLEKADILELTVRHLHKLRRHHALVLPPISPGASYTDRFRAGFTHCAAEVSQYLASAMQAPDPAIDPGSGVKLLQHLGSCIRRIDTEAHRSRPDDDNLYSTPPSSPGTQINHQENNTMVWRPW; encoded by the exons ATGAGACCTGATACGAGGCCTGGGGGTTTCCTAGCGGCCGCTGAATATGAAGATCAACCTATCTCTAGGACCTATCAATATAGAAAG GTCATGAAACCTATGCTGGAGCGTAAGAGGAGGGCTCGTATAAACCGTTGTCTGGATGAGCTTAAGGAGTTGATGGTCACTGCTCTTCAAGCCGAGGGAGAGAATGTCAGTAAACTAGAAAAAGCAGACATTTTAGAATTAACAGTTCGACATCTTCATAAACTTAGAAGACATCATGCGCTTGTATTACCGCCCATCTCTCCTGGAGCCAGTTACACTGATCGTTTCAGAGCCGGCTTTACACATTGTGCAGCAGAGGTATCTCAATATCTAGCATCTGCAATGCAGGCTCCTGATCCGGCTATAGATCCTGGTTCAGGTGTAAAACTTCTTCAACATTTGGGATCCTGTATCAGAAGAATTGATACTGAAGCTCACAGGTCACGGCCTGATGACGACAACCTTTATTCCACACCTCCTTCATCTCCAGGTACACAGATTAATCATCAGGAAAATAACACCATGGTATGGAGGCCATGGTAA